In a genomic window of Nostoc sp. UHCC 0870:
- a CDS encoding tetratricopeptide repeat protein: MKKAIILIACLTLLPIPVAAKENSPQTCEIEPALPETGEYSPQQLQTLASQNTVRIIGDSNGGSGTLIAKQGNTYLVVTNAHVIRGVNNIQLQTTDKKNHTAKLIPNRNLENLDLALLEFQTSQNYCLRKIADFIPYKQTPVTAAGYSSEKREIVYRTGTVEQIPDRPLKEGYQIGYTSDIEQGMSGGAIINSRGELIGINGKSAYPLFNTGYTYADGTKPTEAEIQQMRTVSWGIPVSTFLARVDQATLTAYSLPLPNVRDSLPQPQLTGWLGELEQKAKQFTVKIQNKSGGNGSGVIIAKDGNTYTVLTSAHVFSAPDDANKICNNCNYEIVAVDGKTYQVDNNTIKVEIGVDLAVVKFTASQENYQVATLANYNPNDNDYIFTAGYPQLGNSSPWRLTMGTIFEKEQGLVTIRQSDFKSENVSGLQTASSLTGGYELVYTSITFEGMSGGPVLDSLGRVIGIHGRAEGEQAFDEKTGDSGSSRGQVQLGYSLGIPTSTFLGLATRLGVQAQKVETTIATRLNNQQIKSIQSAILSTDISTGNTTASQWIERGNQLWRLRRYPEAVAAFDKAIEQKPSFVYLAYYGKGLALDWDGKSQEAIAALKSATELKPDFKAAWESLSVINRTLNQFEQALVAIEKAIQLKPDNPNLYNEKYLLLKDLKRYKAAEVAIEKAIQLNPRAAFFLNRGILYYELKKWDLAIADYDKAIAINPELALAYINRGILYQELKKWDLAIANYDKAIAINPELADAYYNRGILYKELKKWDLAIADYDKAIAINPELAVAYINRGILYQELKKWDLAIADYDKAIAINPELAVAYINRGILYYELKKWDLAIADYDKTIAINPELALAYINRGLLYYDLKKMDLAITDYDKAIAINPELAAAYYNRGLLYYDLKKMDLAIADYDKAIAINPELAHAYARRGLVYLEKDNKQKAVQDLQQAARLFQTQGDTARYEVVMNLLKQLKIK, encoded by the coding sequence ATGAAAAAAGCAATTATTCTTATCGCCTGCTTAACCCTTTTACCCATCCCCGTCGCAGCAAAAGAAAACTCACCCCAAACCTGCGAAATAGAACCCGCCCTACCAGAAACCGGCGAATACTCCCCACAACAACTGCAAACCCTAGCCAGCCAAAACACAGTCAGAATTATCGGGGACAGCAACGGCGGTTCAGGAACACTAATCGCCAAACAAGGTAATACTTACTTAGTCGTCACCAACGCCCATGTAATTAGAGGTGTGAATAATATTCAACTACAAACCACAGACAAAAAAAACCACACAGCAAAACTCATTCCCAACCGCAACTTAGAAAACCTCGACCTAGCCCTGTTAGAATTTCAAACAAGTCAAAATTATTGCCTGAGAAAAATCGCCGACTTCATCCCCTACAAGCAAACACCAGTAACCGCCGCCGGATATTCTAGCGAAAAAAGAGAAATAGTCTATCGCACGGGAACAGTAGAACAAATACCAGATAGACCACTCAAAGAAGGCTACCAAATTGGTTACACCAGCGACATCGAACAAGGAATGAGTGGTGGTGCAATTATCAACAGTCGCGGAGAACTCATAGGTATCAATGGTAAAAGTGCTTACCCCCTATTTAACACAGGCTATACCTATGCAGATGGGACAAAACCTACAGAAGCAGAAATTCAACAAATGCGAACAGTCAGTTGGGGAATACCAGTTTCCACTTTCCTGGCGAGGGTAGACCAAGCAACATTAACAGCTTACTCTCTCCCTTTACCAAATGTGCGGGATAGCCTACCACAACCGCAACTCACAGGATGGTTGGGAGAATTAGAACAAAAAGCTAAACAATTTACAGTTAAAATTCAGAATAAAAGCGGTGGTAACGGTTCAGGAGTTATCATTGCTAAAGATGGCAATACTTATACAGTTTTGACATCAGCCCATGTCTTTTCTGCACCCGATGATGCTAATAAGATATGTAATAACTGCAATTATGAAATAGTTGCAGTAGATGGTAAGACATATCAAGTAGACAACAACACAATTAAAGTAGAAATAGGTGTAGATTTGGCAGTTGTCAAATTCACTGCTAGTCAAGAGAATTATCAAGTTGCAACTTTAGCAAATTACAATCCCAATGATAATGATTATATTTTCACTGCTGGGTATCCCCAACTAGGAAATAGTTCGCCTTGGCGGTTAACAATGGGGACAATTTTTGAAAAAGAACAGGGATTAGTAACGATTCGTCAATCAGATTTTAAAAGTGAAAATGTAAGTGGATTACAAACAGCAAGTTCCTTAACTGGAGGATATGAGTTAGTTTACACCAGCATCACCTTTGAGGGGATGAGTGGCGGGCCAGTATTAGATTCTCTGGGACGAGTGATTGGGATTCATGGACGCGCAGAAGGGGAACAAGCTTTTGATGAAAAAACAGGAGATAGTGGTAGCAGTAGAGGTCAAGTACAACTAGGCTATAGTTTAGGTATTCCTACCAGTACCTTTTTAGGGTTAGCAACAAGATTAGGAGTGCAAGCACAAAAAGTAGAAACTACCATTGCAACCCGGCTAAATAATCAACAAATCAAATCTATTCAATCAGCAATATTATCAACAGATATATCCACGGGAAATACTACAGCCAGTCAATGGATAGAAAGAGGAAATCAATTGTGGCGATTACGACGTTATCCAGAAGCGGTCGCAGCTTTTGATAAAGCGATTGAGCAAAAACCATCATTTGTTTATTTAGCTTATTATGGCAAGGGGTTGGCGTTAGATTGGGATGGAAAATCTCAAGAAGCTATAGCTGCATTGAAGTCAGCAACCGAACTCAAACCAGATTTTAAGGCTGCTTGGGAAAGTCTCAGTGTAATTAATAGGACATTAAATCAATTTGAGCAGGCGTTAGTAGCAATAGAAAAAGCAATTCAACTCAAGCCAGACAACCCAAACCTGTATAACGAAAAGTACCTACTATTAAAGGATTTAAAACGCTATAAAGCAGCAGAAGTAGCAATAGAAAAAGCAATTCAACTCAATCCCCGCGCTGCGTTTTTTTTGAATCGGGGTATTCTTTACTATGAACTGAAAAAATGGGATTTGGCTATCGCTGATTATGATAAAGCCATTGCCATTAATCCTGAGTTAGCTCTTGCTTACATCAATCGGGGTATTCTTTACCAAGAACTGAAAAAATGGGATTTGGCTATCGCTAATTATGATAAAGCCATTGCCATTAATCCTGAGTTAGCTGATGCTTACTACAATCGGGGTATTCTTTACAAAGAACTGAAAAAATGGGATTTGGCTATCGCTGATTATGATAAAGCCATTGCCATTAATCCTGAGTTGGCTGTTGCTTACATCAATCGGGGTATTCTTTACCAAGAACTGAAAAAATGGGATTTGGCTATCGCTGATTATGATAAAGCCATTGCCATTAATCCTGAGTTGGCTGTTGCTTACATCAATCGGGGTATTCTTTACTATGAACTGAAAAAATGGGATTTGGCTATCGCTGATTATGATAAAACTATTGCCATTAATCCTGAGTTAGCTCTTGCTTACATCAATCGGGGTCTTCTTTACTATGACCTAAAAAAAATGGATTTGGCTATCACTGATTATGATAAAGCTATTGCCATTAATCCTGAGTTAGCTGCTGCTTATTACAATCGGGGTCTTCTTTACTATGACCTAAAAAAAATGGATTTGGCTATCGCCGATTATGATAAAGCCATTGCCATTAATCCTGAGTTAGCTCATGCTTACGCACGTCGAGGATTAGTTTATCTTGAAAAGGATAATAAACAGAAAGCAGTTCAAGATTTACAGCAAGCAGCCCGACTTTTTCAAACTCAAGGAGATACTGCTAGGTATGAAGTAGTTATGAACTTATTAAAACAATTGAAAATCAAATAA
- a CDS encoding tetratricopeptide repeat protein: MFCLKIPVTCLSLIIATFTTYSVVISQVEASPIPTQQQTATNWLLEGQSKIKQQDYSGALSDFTQAIAIDPQNAEAYYHRGLVYLQYTQERYFHPDGSIAGCERVDGLRISCPVELIDKVAEYRDLGIADFSQAILLNPRYAAAYHQRGLIEEETEKKLVDFQVAKELYQQQSLELLKTDKFAETLTIWETIDELDNKTQSLSRLQVLQASQDLKNPINSSTVSPELCEQLEQQGRMALRNGDVNKALQRYKRLVSKCQDAKYQRIRKVIEALEKNRN, from the coding sequence ATGTTCTGTCTCAAAATACCCGTTACTTGTCTCAGCCTGATAATTGCTACCTTTACTACCTATAGCGTAGTAATTTCCCAAGTTGAAGCATCCCCCATCCCTACCCAACAACAGACAGCTACCAACTGGCTGTTAGAAGGTCAAAGCAAAATTAAGCAACAAGATTATTCAGGGGCGTTATCAGATTTCACACAAGCTATTGCAATTGACCCCCAAAATGCCGAAGCCTATTATCACCGAGGTTTAGTTTATCTTCAATACACTCAAGAAAGATACTTCCATCCAGATGGCAGTATAGCAGGATGTGAAAGAGTTGATGGTTTAAGAATTTCTTGCCCTGTTGAACTGATAGATAAGGTTGCAGAATATAGAGATTTAGGTATTGCCGATTTTAGTCAAGCAATTCTACTGAATCCCCGATATGCAGCAGCTTATCATCAGAGGGGTTTAATTGAAGAGGAGACAGAAAAAAAGTTAGTAGATTTTCAAGTTGCAAAAGAACTGTATCAGCAACAAAGTTTAGAGTTGTTAAAAACCGATAAGTTTGCAGAAACTCTAACTATATGGGAGACTATTGATGAATTAGACAACAAAACTCAATCACTCAGTAGATTGCAAGTATTACAAGCATCGCAAGACCTGAAAAATCCTATAAATTCTTCTACTGTTTCCCCTGAATTGTGCGAACAATTAGAACAGCAAGGGCGTATGGCTTTGAGAAATGGCGATGTGAATAAAGCACTTCAAAGATATAAGAGGTTGGTTAGCAAGTGTCAAGATGCGAAATATCAAAGGATACGAAAAGTTATTGAAGCACTGGAAAAAAATCGTAATTAA